TAAACCGACAGAGAGATAGTCAAATATTGATTTGCCCTCGTCGGACAGTAGAAGACGTCCTCTTGATCTGACATATGACTTGGGTATGTAGGCATTAGAGGGAAATTGAAAATCACATGAAAGATCAACGGTCCCTCCGGGTAAGCTCGTAAATCGCGGTTGAGATGTTTTAGGCGCCTGCAAGAGACGACCTACTACTGTAGCGTGACTGCGGGCAGCTTGATAGGCGAAGATTCGAGGCCAGACGGCCCAGCCTCATTGATTTAGCGGTCCATCCAGAGCTACACTTTTGATGTAATACGACTGCCATCATGTTTATCAGCTGTAATTGTGAGCATCTAACCAAACCTGTTCCCGTGACCTCACATGCCGCGGATAGCGTTTCTGTTGACGCCAAGGCATGTCCAGACCTGTCCAGGCCTGTGCTTAGAGTCTTAGACCATCTACCCAAAGGTTCAGCTCCTCGGGTTTTCAAGCCCTTTGCCACCATGTTAGCGGTAGGGCTACTAGGGTAGAATGCGTGTCGTCCCAATGGCTTGGGAGGCGATATGCCTAGTGGCTGAGCTGAAGGTTTACCAGGAGCTAGTCACAAAAAAAGAGGCGGCCACGTTGATGGAAAGCGCACTGGTCCGGCAAAGTGTAAACAGAGCGATGCGGGGTACTAAGTCGACTAGATCATCCACGTGTTCCGAGGGACACAAGATGTTGATAGAACTGTTGTTTGACTTTCGTCCATTGGGCAAGGTTCTGCTTTGAGACTTTTGCTCCAAAGGATAAAAGGACTCAAACTCCGGCGCGGAATGATTTAAGAAGGCGGTAGACCCGGGAATCCAGTCAACCGCCCACATCATTACCCAGTAATAGGTCCTGGTTGCATTTTCTCAAACAAACCCAACGTCAGTCCTATTCAGAAGTCACAATGGTCAACGTCTGGGGAATCGTCAcgcttggcctcgtcgccagTGTTATGGCATCGCCCATCGTTTCGGATGACCCGTCGGCACTCGATTCCCGatctcccctccccggccGCAATGGTCAGGGCAACAGAGGGCAATCCAATCCGGACTGTGGAAAATACAGCTTTGTTTTCACGTAAGCGAAACGGCCAAAAGAAACTGCAGCAAAAGCCGCGTTCATTGGTACTGATGTAGCATCCCGCAGCGGCTTGCCCTGGGACCATCCCGCGGTGAAGGCGAGCGGCTTCACCCCGCAGCAGGTCGAAGCCGGGATCCGGTCAGACATGAAAGCAATTGTCCAGGCCGGTTACAACATCAAAGGTAAGATGTTTTTGTTCTGTCACCGGCTCTTAGCCCATAAGCCCTGCTTTACTGACAGCGTTCCAGCCGTGCTCGTGGGGCCCGAGAACCCCATTGAGGACATCGCTTCCGAGCTGAGGGGCGTAGAATGGACGGGAACTGGTGTCGGGTACGGCGTTCGAGGGAACCCCTCCCCGGTTATCACCCGCCGGTTCATGGGTAAGCAGTCTCCGCACCTGGCTTGGAAGAAGTCATACTGACGGGGTCGGTCGGCCTCCAGACATAATTCAGTTGTACCGGGAACAGGTACCCCGAGCCCCGATCCTCTTCAACTACTCACCCAATTCGAGCGTTTGGGCCATCCAGCAGTATTTTCCGCTCCCGGCCTCGCTGGACTGCTCGAAAAGGCCTGGGAAGGACCTGGTGAGTGCTGCGTTTGCATAATTGTTCACACCGTTGTTGACATGCTTCGTAGGGTATTGCGATCCACTGCAAAGCCTGCACTCCCCCATCGTAAAGCTCCCATAGAGGGCAATGCGTGTTTAGGGGAGGATTGCTGTGCGGGGATTTTGACCCATGAAGCAGAACGCAAGCAGGAGATCGTTGGTTCCCAAGACCGCGCAGCGTGTCGGTCACAGTCGGTGGGATGCTAGCCAGATACAACAATGGTTTAGATTATGACTCTTTAGCTCCTGCCGTCTTGTTCCTTCTTAAGATGGTCTAATTCTGCGACTACAGATTCTATACGTAGGTAATGTTCCATGTCGACGGACTTTTTTTTATTCACCATCGTTTGCGTATAATCAAAGTGTTCAATGGGGGTTCTGGCCCCTTACTCAAGACTGTTCTTGCTGGCATTCACAACAGTCAAACAGATAGGCTACGTTTGCGGACAAGAAGTTCATTGGCTTACAGTAAACCTGACGCGGGTGGTATTAGTTGTGCGAATGGTTAGTTGTAAATCGCCTGTGTTCACCTCAACCCGCTCAACAAATTCGATAATACAACAATAATACGTCTAGTATCACTACGGGGCAGAGGGTTAAATTCGATGTTGCGGGAACCCAACCCGCTTTTGACCAGGAACTTCTGCCATTCGCACGGAATGGGGTGCCGAGAACCGTACCGCACCAGTGCTTTCGTCAATTGCTGCGCCTCGGCCCGGCAAACCGAGCCACAGAGCCTGGATCAGGACGCCCGAACCCTGAGGGTCGTCCCAGCCACTGCTGTGTAGCTCGAAGACTGAATCAATGTGATACGGATTAGGGGTGCGACATGAGACTGCCCTTGATGTGTCTATTCCCCTTGATGTGTCTATTCCCATCAACCGTCAAACATAGCGCGCACAGTTCATTCTACTGCTAATGGGCATGTGCTGATGATGTGAGCTAACGTTGGGGGGTGGGAGTGCTGTTGTTCCAGTGTATTACAGCAGTGTCCATAGTCTGAAACGATTGACCAAACCAGTCAAGGCCAGTGTGCGCCACAAGGCTTGTGGCTCGTTGGCCCTAAACCGTCGACCTGTTTCGTCTAGTTCATTCTGTCCGTCCATCATGACTTGAGATATGATACCGCGGCCGCCAGCGTTATTTTGATTCCAGCGAGCATCCGGCAATCGCATCAAAAGtgtgtttttcttttcgtgATGGCCCCCGAAGGCCAAGGTCCCAGAAACACGACAGAGACCGAAACCGAAGCTGACGCAGCGAGCTCCGCAGCGCGTGGCAGGCGGGCGAACAACGCGTGAGTGTGTGTCCGGCAGTGGATGTTCGATGGGGCGAGTGAAGGGAAGCTGATTTTCCACAAGGTGTACGCGATGCCGTGAGCGCAAGGTCAAGTGCTCGGGCTCGTTTCCGTGCGCCAACTGCCTGCGCAAGTCGGTCGAGTGTGTGTTCGACAAGGAGGATCGGAAAGTCGTGGTGTCTGAAAGGTAGCATCcgacccctcctccccttgcGGGCTTAGTTATTGTATAGGGACTGGGTTAAACGGATGTTGACGGACAAACGCCCCCAAGGTTTCTCAATGACTTGAAGCGTAAATCCGGTTACGGACTTGACCGAGAACatgcggcgccgacgccgaagcgGACACGATACCGCCCATCAGCCTCGCCAGGCGACCACTGTGACCATGATGGGACTGGTAGGCTGCCGCTTGTTCTGTTCAGTTGACTCGCAACTGTTACTGACGATGACTGATAGTTGATGCTCACGAGTCATCGACAGCAGCCCCGGTCGATGGTGAGCACCAGGGTAcggtcgatgacggcggcacgaccgtcgttggcggcgaagtCGACAATGAAGAACCTCGCGGTCTCTTGTCAACCATGAGGAACCCCCTGGCAAGCGGCCCTTCAAAGTTCGTCACCGACGCATCGGGACGACGGCGTGAGTTTTCGACAGCCAGACGCCGTGCAATTTCTGGTTGCATTCTTACCGTTACCTGTGTGTGCTAGGATGGCTTGGTCCCTCGTCCACATGGGCGTACAGCCGGCAGGTTCTCAACATGATCCAGGGCCACCTTGGCCAGCACGAGTCGCCCGAGATACCTCTCAACGTCGATGCCCAGGCGTTCAGGTTGGACTGGCCGTCGTCCCGGAATGTGGCGTCCCaaacgacgacgccgacggccgacCTTCCCTCGCTCGACTACGCCCTGTACCTGACGAACACGGTCAAGTTCCACCTAGGACAGACGTATCACCTGTTCGACGAAGAAGGGTTCATGGCCGGACTGTACGACTTCTATCGGCGAGGCCCGAGTACGGAACCGCCAGCGGATGCGCGGCTGTGGTACATACAGTTTCTGCTCATCATGGCCTTCGGAAAGGCCCTCCTGGTCCCCGGCAACCCGGCGCAGACTCCGCCTGGAAGCGGTCTGGTGACCCGGGCCCTGGAGCTTCTTCCCGACGTACATGGTCTGTACCGGGACCCTGTCTTGTCGGTTGAGATCTTGTGCTGTCTTGCCTTGTATCTCCAGTCGGTCGACCACAGGAACAGCGCATACACCTACGTGAGTAGATGAAGGCCGGATTTCACAGAGTAATGGAAGGAAGGGAACCTGACCACATCCAACCTCAGATCGGCCAGGCGTTCCGGATAGCCCTCACTCAGGGTTTGCACCGGGAGCCTTTGCAGGGCCTGCTCAACGACGCCGAAGCGAACAGGCTCCGGTGCATCTGGTGGACTCTCTATATACTGGACCGGAAGCTGTCGTCCCTGATGGGTGCGCCTAACTCGATCCAGGACAGCGACATCACCGTCCAACTGCCGAGGTCGGACCCGGCAGTTCACAAGCACAAGGCCCTTGGCATTCACGTGGTTCTCTCACAGCTGCTCGCCAAGGTCTTGAACAGTGAGTAATACCATCCGCAAGACAAccgccggccccggcccGCCCAGGCCGGCCCAGGCCCCGGGCTATAGACTACTCAAAACTCCGTTAACGTTACCGCAGCCGTctacggcgtcgacgggaAGCTGGACCCCTCGTTCCTCAAGAGTGTCCAGGAGGTCCTGAGAGACATGGCAGCGCTCGCGCCGCAGCTCACGGCCGGGTTCGAATTCAAGCTCAACAGCTCGGAACCTGCATCGAGAGTGGCTGCGACTCTGAACCTTTGCTACCATCAGGTCCGTCCTGGAACCGTTTGTTCCTCACTGACTTCGTTTGCTCACACTTCCACCGCATTGCCTCCCAGGCTAACATATCCCTCGTCAGTgtgtcgtcctcgccacgCGCCCGCTTCTCATGTGTCTGTTGCAGGATGTCCTCGCACAACACGGAAGCACAAACCGAGGCCTCGCCAGACCGATCAAGGctttgctgacgacctcgtcagAGTCGGCGAGCAAGTCGCTCCGCATCCTGTCAGCGCTGCAGTCGCAGCATCTCTTGGGTCTGGCAGACCCAGCCCCACGattccccccctcccggaCACAGTATCATCAACTGACGTCGCTCAACCAGAATCATTCCTCCCCTTCGACCTGGAGCAgaccttctcggccgccttcgtcctcaccttgatgacggcggtgCCCGGTCTCCCGACGCGAAACGGCGAATATGTGCAGACGGCTTTCGGCATCCTGGACACCATGATGGCGCGGGGCAATGTGGTGGCGCGCTATCGAAGAGAAGAACTGGAGAAGCTGCAAGAAATGCTGCGTCTCGCGCAGGCCCGGCTCTTCCaagcagcggcggcggctagTGGAGACGTCATGAACAGCaccgacaacctcggcctcgataCGCAGTCCGCCAACGTATTACAGACGAACCACGTATGCCAAGACGTGCCAGGTGAGGGCGGTCCCGCCACCGGCAGCACAGCCAACGGCCTGGCGTCGGAGCAGATGCTGTCGATCGCCGGGCTGCTCGACTGGGAGCCCAACGTGGCGGCCCTCGAAGACGATCAGCTCGCGGGAAACTGGCTTTGGACTGACCCGATCGCGCCCGACTTTGACTttggcggcgagctgctgtGAAGTGCCAACACATTAATACCTCGTCGAAacgcccgcccgcctgccTGCGCCAACTCAACGAAGCAGCGGAGAGGCCTCTCACGGACAGAGGGCACATCACCCGAGAGTCAGTTCGCCGGGTCTCTTCCCAAAGGTTCCACACTTAGATGTGGAGCGTGGACGGTGGCCCCGGTGAAAGAAGTGGGAAAGACGTCGAGAAGGAATGGAAAAGAGTGAATCTCTTTGCTAATGAAAAGGTCTTAATCTTGCGGGGTATGACCATTTAGAAACCTCAACAAGCTCTTggctttgggggggggggagggactcTCTGGCACTCTAGAACTCTGGGAGATTATCACAAAGTGGATGATGTCTTTGCTGGGAGAAACCCTGCAGAGGAGGTTGCGTGCTTGTGCGCCCAATCCCATCACCGACCGCTGATATTCCTCGCCTTATTATCTGCGGGAACTGACAAGAAAATTATAAACATGACACGGACACTCAGACGATCCCCGCAAGAAATATACTGGGATCCCGCGATAGGAGCGTGGCCGAGTCAGACCCAAAGTGCCAAAAGTGTTAGGGATTATCTGATATCAACACAAACGGCCTGCCGATCCGAGGGCCAACTCCCCGCGTTCCCTTTCCCAAGTccaccctctccctcttcccgaACCACTTCCCCGGACCCACGGAGCGAGAGTCTAGAGATAATGACCAAGGCCGGGATGTCATTGGGGTCCGATTCGCTGTGCCAGCGTGCCCGTGGTCAAGGGTCTCGGGCATCAAACACTATACACTAGCCAGATTGAATGACCTGGCATTGCCGAACATGGGCGTTCCCATGTCGGCGTGACCGTTGGCACTTTGCAAGAGATAGAAAACCCGAGAGTTGATACGCAGATCCGTCTTGGCATTTTTTTgccctctcactctctcatCGACTTCTGGCCTCTGGTTTATCTGTTGGTTCCTTCGTTCGGCGCAAATTGTCTGGGGAACTCAAATAGTCGGCCGTTCCCATCCTTTCTTCGCTCAACCCGTTGCATTTTATCTCCCAGTCAGCCCTAATTTCTAGAAAGAGAGTAGAAGAGTAGAGAGTGTCGAGAGAGCAGAGAGCCCAGTCTATTTaatccccccctcccctctcatcccatccctATCACCTCCAAACCAGTCCTATCCTTTGGAAAAGAATATGTCAGCCATGGACCATGAGAAGATGGGGCCTTCGGGTCTGGACGACATCTCGCACCAGCAGAGCGCCAAGttcggccaggtcgaggaCCCCAACGTCGAGCCGGGCCACGAGCTTCACAGGCGGCTCGAGACGCGCCATGTCACCATGAtcgcccttggcggcgcccTGGGCACGGGTTTGCTGATCGGAACGTAGGTAGTGCCCTTCCTCCTGAAAGAATATCACGAGGGGAGCCTCTTCTGACTGACACTTTTCCCCCTCCACAGCGGTTCCGCCCTCGTCAAGGCTGGCCCGGCCGGCATCCTTATCGACTACTCCATCGTCGGCTgcatcgtcttcctcgtcatggccgccctcggcgagatCATCTCCTACATGCCTCTGTCCCACGGCTTCGGCGGCTACGCGACGCGCTTCGTCGACCCGGCCCTGGGCTTCGCCACGGGCTACGTCTACTTCTTCAAGTACCTCCTCGCCACGCCCAACCAGCTCTCGGCCTTCGCCCTCATCATGAAGTTCTGGGTCGGAGACCGCGTCAACCCGGCCGTCTTCatctccatcgccctcgtcctcatcgtcgccatcaacaGCATCAGCGTTAAGGCCTTTGGCGAGTTCGAGTTCTGGCTGTCCTCCCTCAAGGTCATCATCATGGTCGGCGTCATCCTGCTgctcttcatcctcgccgtcggcggcggtcccACCGGCGACCGCCCGGGCTTCCGCTACTGGTCCGACCCgggcgccttcgccgagtACAAGGTCGAGGGGGCCCAGGGCCGTCTGCTCGGCGTCTGGAGCGccatggtcgccgccgtctacGCCTTCTCCGGCACCGAGCTCGTCGGTGTcaccgtcggcgaggccaagaacCCGCGCCTCAGCATGCCCAAGGCCGTCCGCCTGACCTTCATGcgcatcgtcttcttctacGTCATCTCCGTCTTCCTGCTCGGCATGGTCGTCCCCTACAACAGCCCcgagctcgtcttcgccgccaaggccaagacgagcgccgccgcctcgccctttgtcgtcgccatcaccatcgccaagaTCAAGGGCCTCGACCACGTCATCAACGCCTgcctcgtcatcttcgtcttctccgccgccaactCGGACATCTACATCTCCTCCCGTACCCTGTACGGCATTGCTGTTGACGGCAAGGCCCCCCGCATCTTCACGCGCACCACAAAGTCCGGCGTGCCCTACATGGCCCTCGGCCTGTGCGGTATCTTCTGCAGCTTGGCCTACATGTCCGTCAGCACCGGCGCTGCGACCGTGTTTGGCTATCTGACCAACATGGTCACCGTCTTTGGTAAGTCTAATGCCGCCTGTATTTCAACCCATGACCGAGTAAAACGAAGACTAACATGAGACCTCAAGGCCTGTTGACTTGGATCTCCATCCTCATCTCCCACATCTTCTTCTGCCGTGCCCGCGACGTGCAGAGCATCGACCCGGCGTACATCCCCTACCGCGCCCCCTTAGGCATCTGGGGCTCctacgccgccctcggcttcctcaTCATCCTGACCCTGACCAAGGGCATCGAGGTCTTCGTCGGCACCTTTGACTACAAGAACTTCATCGTGCAGTACATCGGCATCCCCGTCTACCTCATCTGCATCTTCGGCTTCAAGATCCTCAAGAGGACGAGCCGCGTCCACTCGGCAACGGCCGACCTGCTGACGGGCGTGCCGCTCGAGacggtggccgaggagaggGCCGCattcgaggccgagaggagggagaaggaggaggcctCCGGCAACAAGGGCTTGCTGGCCAGAGTCTACCGCAAGGGATTCGCCTGGCTGTTCTGAGTgcgagtgtgtgtgtgtgtgtggaagCGTCGTACGCTTCAACGACAAAGCGTTTGCAATCTAATGAGATAATGTGATACCAAATCAACTCCAAGTCCGCACTTTTCTGTGGATTAGATCTTAATAAAAGTAGTAGAGATTTTCATGCTTCATCTGCTGCTTTGTATATTGATATGCTTCTCAGATGGGATGCTCAATTACAACCTTCTCCAGAGAGGCGCCGCCGTGAGCCACCCTCTCGATCTCCTTGATGcccgcctcccctccctttaCCACCGTAACATTCGGATGCCGCGGAACCCTTTCGAGGGTGCTCAAGAGGTACGACATAACCTTGCGCGAGCGAACCGGGAACTCCGGGTCCTGGGGGCTCCCCATGGCCCCCACGCTGCCTGCGGGACGGTACGACGTGCAGAAGCCGAACGCTGGATCACTGGGGACGGGCAGCGTGCACGCGAGCTTGAGTGACTCTTCAGGGACGCCCGCTGACAGGCTGCGACGCACgagggcgggcgaggtcCGCTGAGGATCGACGCCGGGGCCCGCAAGTCCGTGGCCGACGGTGTCGAAGGCGGTGGCCAACACGACcccgagctcctccgccgcggcgcggATATCCTCAGCCACGACCGGGCTCTTGTAGTCGAAGCAGCGCGTGGCCCCCAGCTTCTGGAGAACGGCGTGGTTCTTGGGCGAAGCCGTTGCGAAGATGTGGCCGAAGCccgcggccttggcgagctggATGGCTGCCACGCCGACGCTACTGGCGCCACCCCAGATGAGGATGGCTCTGTCGGTGGCGCCGGCTCCAgccacgtcggcggccggcAGGCCATGTCCGAGGACGTTGaagagggcgtcgacggcggtctGGGTGACGAGgaccaggccggcggcgtctgtGAGGGGCAGGCCAGCGGGGATCTTGAAGGCTAGGTCGctctcgacgatggccttgTCCTGGTGCGTGCCCATGGACgaaggctgggggaaggaGACAGGGgacaggccgacgacgacgtcgcccggATGAAGAGTCGACTCCGGGCCCGCTgcctcgacggtgccggcgaacTCGAAGCCCGTGATGTAGGAGTTCAGGCCGACGTGGAAAAAGTTGAGGTCACACAAGTTAACGCCCGAGTAACTGACCGAAACGAGGGCTTGCGACTTTTGCGGCACGCGGGCCTCGGTGACTTGCTTGATGCAGAGCTTGCCATCGGCTCCAAGATAGATTGATCGGGACATGTTTGTTAATGTTTGTTGACGACGCAGGGGAATGGCGTTGAGTGGTGCTACTTTGAGTAAGAAGTCAAGACTAAGACGCTTGATGTATGCAACCAACACGGTTCAACATCATGTACTCCATGTTTATATACTCCGGTACATCTGATGCCGTCGTGATGCCTTGTGGAATCGAAAGCCGACATGCTGTCCGTCCCGAATCGGGATTATGGCCGGACAAGCAACGCCGCTCCGAACGTTGGCACGATCACCCCGCGAATCCGGAGGACACGGAGTTAAGCGTCAAGAGGTTGGCACCGGAGCCGAAGATTTCCTGTCATTTAATGGCACGGACTCACGTTTCCTGTGCGCTTGGCGAACCCTGGGAACGGAGCAATCCGCCCGGACCTGTCTGGAGAGGTCTTCTGCCATCCCAGGCCAGACTTCGGGACTGACTCGCGAAGTTTCGGTGCTTGTATTGCGATTGGAGACGTTGTCGATCTATGAGGAATCTCATCTTAGTGCTACCCATGGCATTATCAGACCCTGATAATCATGAACCTGAATGACCAAGCTTTGACCCAAAAGCACGAGCAAAACCGCGGAGCAGAGTTCAACAACCAGAAATCTTCTCCCACCCAGGTACCCATGGCCTTTCAAAGTCATTCTCGGGTTTACCGACCTGATGCTTCCTCCTGCCGACGTGACCGCTGTTTCCCTGGGTATATTATCGGAAAACGGCCTCCGAGCGATTTGGCTCGAGTTGAAGTCAACCGGGCCCAAGCTTCCCACAAGCCTCGCCAGATCCGACGCAATCTTGGCATCCAGCGGGAAATGACGGGGCCCGCCCTATTGTCTTCTCGAGTGGCCGAAGTGCCGAAAAGACTTGGCTGGCCAGGCGAGTCGGGCGAGAGGCTGTCGAATATCAATACGGTCAATGGGGGGGAGCCATGCGCCACCCCCGTCGTCCATCCACGAGGCGCAGCCCGGGTCTATCGACGATATCCATGTGGGGATCAGAAACTGAAGAATCGAAGGAGCGAGTGATCGTCGTGGCTGTGCGCACGTTTTCGTCTTGCTCTCGAGGTTGCGGTTGAGACCTCGGCGGACGAGCCAGGATGGGCAATAACATGCCCAACCGTTTCCCTCACCAAAACGTTTGCAGCAGGGACGAGAGCCAAAGTGTCGATGGGCTGCTCACCGGATATTACATCCCATTACCGGCCGCGCTAGGCAGACGGCATCAGATCCAAGGGGCGTCTCTCAGGCTCTCAGCTTCGATCCCCATGGGTCCgcgtcgccaaggaggcgcATCTCGCCCTGCTTGTAGGGCTGCGCCGAGCTTATTCGCGTCGAGACCAATAAAGGGCGAGTCGCTGCCTGGGTTTGTATGGGAACTTGTGGGCTCGACACGGTGCTGTGCCGCTGCTAGCGCGGGCGAGTGAGTTGAGGGCTCCCGTTTTGCCAAGTCGTAAAGGGAGAGTGGAATTGTAGAAAAGAAGATGGACATCTCCCTTCGAGCTCTATTGGTCACTGCTAGATCAGTTTCTATTTATTTAAATTTTTTACAATCAGGTCTGTGCAGTTCGGATCACTACACCGTCGAACCACTTCTCTCGATTCGTGTAAGCCAAACCGGTCGAATCTTCAAGTTGTCCACGTTGGACAGCCAGCACCGCCCGCACTTGACTTGCCAAGCCCAGCCCGGTAAACAGCTCGAGAAACgtaaaaaaacaaaaagacCAGCAAACATGTCGGAACCGCAAGCATCGCAGCCGGCTCCGGAGGCGACTCCGGCGCCGCAGCCACTTTCCGCCGAGATCCAGCCGCCCCCGCCAGCGTAT
The DNA window shown above is from Colletotrichum destructivum chromosome 2, complete sequence and carries:
- a CDS encoding Putative zn(2)Cys(6) fungal-type DNA-binding domain-containing protein, translated to MAPEGQGPRNTTETETEADAASSAARGRRANNACTRCRERKVKCSGSFPCANCLRKSVECVFDKEDRKVVVSERFLNDLKRKSGYGLDREHAAPTPKRTRYRPSASPGDHCDHDGTVDAHESSTAAPVDGEHQGTVDDGGTTVVGGEVDNEEPRGLLSTMRNPLASGPSKFVTDASGRRREFSTARRRAISGCILTVTCVC
- a CDS encoding Putative GroES-like superfamily, alcohol dehydrogenase-like, NAD(P)-binding domain superfamily encodes the protein MSRSIYLGADGKLCIKQVTEARVPQKSQALVSVSYSGVNLCDLNFFHVGLNSYITGFEFAGTVEAAGPESTLHPGDVVVGLSPVSFPQPSSMGTHQDKAIVESDLAFKIPAGLPLTDAAGLVLVTQTAVDALFNVLGHGLPAADVAGAGATDRAILIWGGASSVGVAAIQLAKAAGFGHIFATASPKNHAVLQKLGATRCFDYKSPVVAEDIRAAAEELGVVLATAFDTVGHGLAGPGVDPQRTSPALVRRSLSAGVPEESLKLACTLPVPSDPAFGFCTSYRPAGSVGAMGSPQDPEFPVRSRKVMSYLLSTLERVPRHPNVTVVKGGEAGIKEIERVAHGGASLEKVVIEHPI
- a CDS encoding uncharacterized protein (Putative transcription factor domain, fungi), translated to MIQGHLGQHESPEIPLNVDAQAFRLDWPSSRNVASQTTTPTADLPSLDYALYLTNTVKFHLGQTYHLFDEEGFMAGLYDFYRRGPSTEPPADARLWYIQFLLIMAFGKALLVPGNPAQTPPGSGLVTRALELLPDVHGLYRDPVLSVEILCCLALYLQSVDHRNSAYTYIGQAFRIALTQGLHREPLQGLLNDAEANRLRCIWWTLYILDRKLSSLMGAPNSIQDSDITVQLPRSDPAVHKHKALGIHVVLSQLLAKVLNTVYGVDGKLDPSFLKSVQEVLRDMAALAPQLTAGFEFKLNSSEPASRVAATLNLCYHQCVVLATRPLLMCLLQDVLAQHGSTNRGLARPIKALLTTSSESASKSLRILSALQSQHLLVSSTDVAQPESFLPFDLEQTFSAAFVLTLMTAVPGLPTRNGEYVQTAFGILDTMMARGNVVARYRREELEKLQEMLRLAQARLFQAAAAASGDVMNSTDNLGLDTQSANVLQTNHVCQDVPGEGGPATGSTANGLASEQMLSIAGLLDWEPNVAALEDDQLAGNWLWTDPIAPDFDFGGELL
- a CDS encoding Putative amino acid permease encodes the protein MSAMDHEKMGPSGLDDISHQQSAKFGQVEDPNVEPGHELHRRLETRHVTMIALGGALGTGLLIGTGSALVKAGPAGILIDYSIVGCIVFLVMAALGEIISYMPLSHGFGGYATRFVDPALGFATGYVYFFKYLLATPNQLSAFALIMKFWVGDRVNPAVFISIALVLIVAINSISVKAFGEFEFWLSSLKVIIMVGVILLLFILAVGGGPTGDRPGFRYWSDPGAFAEYKVEGAQGRLLGVWSAMVAAVYAFSGTELVGVTVGEAKNPRLSMPKAVRLTFMRIVFFYVISVFLLGMVVPYNSPELVFAAKAKTSAAASPFVVAITIAKIKGLDHVINACLVIFVFSAANSDIYISSRTLYGIAVDGKAPRIFTRTTKSGVPYMALGLCGIFCSLAYMSVSTGAATVFGYLTNMVTVFGLLTWISILISHIFFCRARDVQSIDPAYIPYRAPLGIWGSYAALGFLIILTLTKGIEVFVGTFDYKNFIVQYIGIPVYLICIFGFKILKRTSRVHSATADLLTGVPLETVAEERAAFEAERREKEEASGNKGLLARVYRKGFAWLF